Proteins co-encoded in one Cricetulus griseus strain 17A/GY chromosome 1 unlocalized genomic scaffold, alternate assembly CriGri-PICRH-1.0 chr1_1, whole genome shotgun sequence genomic window:
- the LOC118237588 gene encoding kelch-like protein 5 isoform X6 has product MSGSRKEFDVKQILKIRWRWFGHQASSNSSVDSQQGEFWNRGQTGANGGRKFLDPCNLQLPLASIGYRRSSQLDFQNSPSWPMASTSEVPAFEFTAEDCAGAHWLDRPEVDDGTSEEENESDSSSSRTSNSSQTLSSCHTMEPCSSDEFFQALNHAEQTFKKMENYLRHKQLCDVILVAGDRRIPAHRLVLSSVSDYFAAMFTNDVREARQEEIKMEGVEPNSLWSLIQYAYTGRLELKEDNIECLLSTACLLQLSQVVEACCKFLMKQLHPSNCLGIRSFADAQGCTDLHKVAHNYTMEHFMEVIRNQEFVLLPANEIAKLLASDDMNIPNEETILNALLTWVRHDLEQRRKDLSKLLAYIRLPLLAPQGFSLYLELITMARLAGQ; this is encoded by the exons ATGTCTGGTTCTCGTAAAGAGTTTGATgtgaaacagattttgaaaatcAGATGGAGGTGGTTTGGCCATCAAGCATCATCTAATTCTTCAGTTGACAGCCAGCAAGGAGAATTTTGGAACCGAGGACAGACCGGAGCAAACGGTGGGAGAAAGTTTTTAGATCCATGTAACCTACAATTGCCTTTGGCTTCAATTGGTTACCGAAGGTCCAGCCAACTGGATTTTCAGAATTCACCTTCTTGGCCAATGGCATCGACCTCTGAAGTCCCTGCATTTGAGTTTACCGCAGAAGACTGTGCTGGTGCACATTGGCTGGATAGACCAGAAGTGGATGATGGCACTAGTGAAGAGGAAAATGAATCTGATTCCAGCTCGAGCAG gacTTCCAATAGCAGTCAGACACTGTCATCCTGCCATACTATGGAGCCATGTTCATCAGATGAATTCTTTCAAGCCCTTAACCATGCagagcaaacatttaaaaaaatggaaaactactTAAGACATAAGCAACTGTGCGATGTCATTTTAGTCGCTGGCGATCGTAGGATTCCAGCTCACAG ACTGGTGCTCTCCTCCGTCTCAGATTATTTCGCTGCTATGTTTACTAATGATGTCAGGGAGGCAAGgcaagaagaaataaagatggaAGGTGTAGAGCCGAATTCGTTGTGGTCCTTAATTCAGTACGCATACACAG GCCGGCTGGAACTAAAAGAAGATAACATCGAGTGCCTGCTGTCTACAGCATGCCTTCTCCAGCTTTCCCAGGTTGTGGAAGCATGTTGTAAATTTCTAATGAAACAGCTCCACCCATCCAATTGCCTTGGAATTCGTTCTTTTGCTGATGCCCAAGGCTGCACTGATTTGCATAAAGTGGCCCACAATTATACTATG GAACATTTCATGGAAGTGATCAGAAACCAGGAATTTGTTTTACTCCCAGCCAATGAAATTGCAAAGCTCTTGGCCAGTGACGACATGAACATTCCTAATGAGGAGACAATACTAAATGCCCTTCTTACTTGGGTCCGGCACGATTTGGAGCAGAGGCGGAAAGATCTCAGTAAACTTTTGGCTTATATTAGGCTACCTCTCCTTGCGCCACAG ggtttctcattgtaTCTGGAGCTCATCACtatggctagactggctggccagtga
- the LOC118237588 gene encoding kelch-like protein 5 isoform X2 — MSGSRKEFDVKQILKIRWRWFGHQASSNSSVDSQQGEFWNRGQTGANGGRKFLDPCNLQLPLASIGYRRSSQLDFQNSPSWPMASTSEVPAFEFTAEDCAGAHWLDRPEVDDGTSEEENESDSSSSRTSNSSQTLSSCHTMEPCSSDEFFQALNHAEQTFKKMENYLRHKQLCDVILVAGDRRIPAHRLVLSSVSDYFAAMFTNDVREARQEEIKMEGVEPNSLWSLIQYAYTGRLELKEDNIECLLSTACLLQLSQVVEACCKFLMKQLHPSNCLGIRSFADAQGCTDLHKVAHNYTMEHFMEVIRNQEFVLLPANEIAKLLASDDMNIPNEETILNALLTWVRHDLEQRRKDLSKLLAYIRLPLLAPQFLADLENNALFRDDIECQKLIMEAMKYHLLPERRPMLQSPRTKPRKSTVGTLFAVGGMDSTKGATSIEKYDLRTNMWTPVANMNGRRLQFGVAVLDDKLYVVGGRDGLKTLNTVECYNPKTKTWSVMPPMSTHRHGLGVAVLEGPMYAVGGHDGWSYLNTVERWDPQARQWNFVATMSTPRSTVGVAVLSGKLYAVGGRDGSSCLKSVECFDPHTNKWTPCAQMSKRRGGVGVTTWNGLLYAIGGHDAPTSNLTSRLSDCVERYDPKTDMWTAVASMSISRDAVGVCLLGDKLYAVGGYDGQTYLNIVEAYDPQTNEWTQVAPLCLGRAGACVVTVKI, encoded by the exons ATGTCTGGTTCTCGTAAAGAGTTTGATgtgaaacagattttgaaaatcAGATGGAGGTGGTTTGGCCATCAAGCATCATCTAATTCTTCAGTTGACAGCCAGCAAGGAGAATTTTGGAACCGAGGACAGACCGGAGCAAACGGTGGGAGAAAGTTTTTAGATCCATGTAACCTACAATTGCCTTTGGCTTCAATTGGTTACCGAAGGTCCAGCCAACTGGATTTTCAGAATTCACCTTCTTGGCCAATGGCATCGACCTCTGAAGTCCCTGCATTTGAGTTTACCGCAGAAGACTGTGCTGGTGCACATTGGCTGGATAGACCAGAAGTGGATGATGGCACTAGTGAAGAGGAAAATGAATCTGATTCCAGCTCGAGCAG gacTTCCAATAGCAGTCAGACACTGTCATCCTGCCATACTATGGAGCCATGTTCATCAGATGAATTCTTTCAAGCCCTTAACCATGCagagcaaacatttaaaaaaatggaaaactactTAAGACATAAGCAACTGTGCGATGTCATTTTAGTCGCTGGCGATCGTAGGATTCCAGCTCACAG ACTGGTGCTCTCCTCCGTCTCAGATTATTTCGCTGCTATGTTTACTAATGATGTCAGGGAGGCAAGgcaagaagaaataaagatggaAGGTGTAGAGCCGAATTCGTTGTGGTCCTTAATTCAGTACGCATACACAG GCCGGCTGGAACTAAAAGAAGATAACATCGAGTGCCTGCTGTCTACAGCATGCCTTCTCCAGCTTTCCCAGGTTGTGGAAGCATGTTGTAAATTTCTAATGAAACAGCTCCACCCATCCAATTGCCTTGGAATTCGTTCTTTTGCTGATGCCCAAGGCTGCACTGATTTGCATAAAGTGGCCCACAATTATACTATG GAACATTTCATGGAAGTGATCAGAAACCAGGAATTTGTTTTACTCCCAGCCAATGAAATTGCAAAGCTCTTGGCCAGTGACGACATGAACATTCCTAATGAGGAGACAATACTAAATGCCCTTCTTACTTGGGTCCGGCACGATTTGGAGCAGAGGCGGAAAGATCTCAGTAAACTTTTGGCTTATATTAGGCTACCTCTCCTTGCGCCACAG TTCCTGGCAGACTTGGAAAACAATGCACTTTTCCGGGATGACATAGAATGTCAGAAACTCATTATGGAAGCAATGAAGTATCATTTATTACCTGAGAGACGACCCATGTTACAGAGTCCTCGGACAAAACCTCGGAAGTCGACTGTTGGGACATTATTTGCAGTTGGAGGAATGGATTCAACAAAAG GAGCAACAAGCATTGAGAAGTATGATCTCCGCACAAATATGTGGACTCCTGTAGCAAACATGAATGGGAGGAGGCTGCAGTTTGGTGTTGCGGTGTTAGATGACAAACTGTACGTGGTTGGAGGGCGCGACGGACTGAAGACTTTGAACACTGTAGAATGCTACAACCCCAAAACTAAAACCTGGAGTGTGATGCCGCCTATGTCCACACATAGGCATGGTCTTG GTGTGGCTGTATTGGAAGGTCCCATGTATGCAGTAGGAGGGCATGATGGCTGGAGCTATCTGAATACAGTGGAGCGATGGGACCCTCAAGCTCGCCAGTGGAATTTTGTTGCCACTATGTCCACCCCCAGGAGCACAGTAGGTGTGGCAGTACTAAGTGGAAA ACTTTATGCAGTTGGTGGTCGCGATGGGAGTTCTTGTCTCAAGTCAGTAGAATGCTTTGATCCTCACACTAATAAATGGACACCGTGTGCCCAGATGTCAAAAAGGAGAGGTGGCGTAGGAGTGACAACATGGAACGGACTGCTGTATGCTATTGGAGGACACGATGCTCCCACATCCAACTTGACTTCCAGACTTTCAGACTGTGTGGAGAG ATATGATCCCAAAACAGACATGTGGACTGCAGTGGCATCCATGAGCATTAGCAGAGATGCAGTGGGGGTCTGTTTACTTGGTGACAAACTGTATGCTGTTGGGGGTTACGATGGACAGACCTACCTGAACATAGTGGAGGCTTATGACCCCCAAACAAATGAATGGACCCAG
- the LOC118237588 gene encoding kelch-like protein 5 isoform X3 yields the protein MSGSRKEFDVKQILKIRWRWFGHQASSNSSVDSQQGEFWNRGQTGANGGRKFLDPCNLQLPLASIGYRRSSQLDFQNSPSWPMASTSEVPAFEFTAEDCAGAHWLDRPEVDDGTSEEENESDSSSSRTSNSSQTLSSCHTMEPCSSDEFFQALNHAEQTFKKMENYLRHKQLCDVILVAGDRRIPAHRLVLSSVSDYFAAMFTNDVREARQEEIKMEGVEPNSLWSLIQYAYTGRLELKEDNIECLLSTACLLQLSQVVEACCKFLMKQLHPSNCLGIRSFADAQGCTDLHKVAHNYTMEHFMEVIRNQEFVLLPANEIAKLLASDDMNIPNEETILNALLTWVRHDLEQRRKDLSKLLAYIRLPLLAPQFLADLENNALFRDDIECQKLIMEAMKYHLLPERRPMLQSPRTKPRKSTVGTLFAVGGMDSTKGATSIEKYDLRTNMWTPVANMNGRRLQFGVAVLDDKLYVVGGRDGLKTLNTVECYNPKTKTWSVMPPMSTHRHGLGVAVLEGPMYAVGGHDGWSYLNTVERWDPQARQWNFVATMSTPRSTVGVAVLSGKLYAVGGRDGSSCLKSVECFDPHTNKWTPCAQMSKRRGGVGVTTWNGLLYAIGGHDAPTSNLTSRLSDCVERYDPKTDMWTAVASMSISRDAVGVCLLGDKLYAVGGYDGQTYLNIVEAYDPQTNEWTQH from the exons ATGTCTGGTTCTCGTAAAGAGTTTGATgtgaaacagattttgaaaatcAGATGGAGGTGGTTTGGCCATCAAGCATCATCTAATTCTTCAGTTGACAGCCAGCAAGGAGAATTTTGGAACCGAGGACAGACCGGAGCAAACGGTGGGAGAAAGTTTTTAGATCCATGTAACCTACAATTGCCTTTGGCTTCAATTGGTTACCGAAGGTCCAGCCAACTGGATTTTCAGAATTCACCTTCTTGGCCAATGGCATCGACCTCTGAAGTCCCTGCATTTGAGTTTACCGCAGAAGACTGTGCTGGTGCACATTGGCTGGATAGACCAGAAGTGGATGATGGCACTAGTGAAGAGGAAAATGAATCTGATTCCAGCTCGAGCAG gacTTCCAATAGCAGTCAGACACTGTCATCCTGCCATACTATGGAGCCATGTTCATCAGATGAATTCTTTCAAGCCCTTAACCATGCagagcaaacatttaaaaaaatggaaaactactTAAGACATAAGCAACTGTGCGATGTCATTTTAGTCGCTGGCGATCGTAGGATTCCAGCTCACAG ACTGGTGCTCTCCTCCGTCTCAGATTATTTCGCTGCTATGTTTACTAATGATGTCAGGGAGGCAAGgcaagaagaaataaagatggaAGGTGTAGAGCCGAATTCGTTGTGGTCCTTAATTCAGTACGCATACACAG GCCGGCTGGAACTAAAAGAAGATAACATCGAGTGCCTGCTGTCTACAGCATGCCTTCTCCAGCTTTCCCAGGTTGTGGAAGCATGTTGTAAATTTCTAATGAAACAGCTCCACCCATCCAATTGCCTTGGAATTCGTTCTTTTGCTGATGCCCAAGGCTGCACTGATTTGCATAAAGTGGCCCACAATTATACTATG GAACATTTCATGGAAGTGATCAGAAACCAGGAATTTGTTTTACTCCCAGCCAATGAAATTGCAAAGCTCTTGGCCAGTGACGACATGAACATTCCTAATGAGGAGACAATACTAAATGCCCTTCTTACTTGGGTCCGGCACGATTTGGAGCAGAGGCGGAAAGATCTCAGTAAACTTTTGGCTTATATTAGGCTACCTCTCCTTGCGCCACAG TTCCTGGCAGACTTGGAAAACAATGCACTTTTCCGGGATGACATAGAATGTCAGAAACTCATTATGGAAGCAATGAAGTATCATTTATTACCTGAGAGACGACCCATGTTACAGAGTCCTCGGACAAAACCTCGGAAGTCGACTGTTGGGACATTATTTGCAGTTGGAGGAATGGATTCAACAAAAG GAGCAACAAGCATTGAGAAGTATGATCTCCGCACAAATATGTGGACTCCTGTAGCAAACATGAATGGGAGGAGGCTGCAGTTTGGTGTTGCGGTGTTAGATGACAAACTGTACGTGGTTGGAGGGCGCGACGGACTGAAGACTTTGAACACTGTAGAATGCTACAACCCCAAAACTAAAACCTGGAGTGTGATGCCGCCTATGTCCACACATAGGCATGGTCTTG GTGTGGCTGTATTGGAAGGTCCCATGTATGCAGTAGGAGGGCATGATGGCTGGAGCTATCTGAATACAGTGGAGCGATGGGACCCTCAAGCTCGCCAGTGGAATTTTGTTGCCACTATGTCCACCCCCAGGAGCACAGTAGGTGTGGCAGTACTAAGTGGAAA ACTTTATGCAGTTGGTGGTCGCGATGGGAGTTCTTGTCTCAAGTCAGTAGAATGCTTTGATCCTCACACTAATAAATGGACACCGTGTGCCCAGATGTCAAAAAGGAGAGGTGGCGTAGGAGTGACAACATGGAACGGACTGCTGTATGCTATTGGAGGACACGATGCTCCCACATCCAACTTGACTTCCAGACTTTCAGACTGTGTGGAGAG ATATGATCCCAAAACAGACATGTGGACTGCAGTGGCATCCATGAGCATTAGCAGAGATGCAGTGGGGGTCTGTTTACTTGGTGACAAACTGTATGCTGTTGGGGGTTACGATGGACAGACCTACCTGAACATAGTGGAGGCTTATGACCCCCAAACAAATGAATGGACCCAG CATTGA
- the LOC118237588 gene encoding kelch-like protein 5 isoform X4, whose amino-acid sequence MMALVKRKMNLIPARAGHIYVPMCARACRKSEEGIKSPGTGVTDSYELPHGCWELNLGLLQEQTSNSSQTLSSCHTMEPCSSDEFFQALNHAEQTFKKMENYLRHKQLCDVILVAGDRRIPAHRLVLSSVSDYFAAMFTNDVREARQEEIKMEGVEPNSLWSLIQYAYTGRLELKEDNIECLLSTACLLQLSQVVEACCKFLMKQLHPSNCLGIRSFADAQGCTDLHKVAHNYTMEHFMEVIRNQEFVLLPANEIAKLLASDDMNIPNEETILNALLTWVRHDLEQRRKDLSKLLAYIRLPLLAPQFLADLENNALFRDDIECQKLIMEAMKYHLLPERRPMLQSPRTKPRKSTVGTLFAVGGMDSTKGATSIEKYDLRTNMWTPVANMNGRRLQFGVAVLDDKLYVVGGRDGLKTLNTVECYNPKTKTWSVMPPMSTHRHGLGVAVLEGPMYAVGGHDGWSYLNTVERWDPQARQWNFVATMSTPRSTVGVAVLSGKLYAVGGRDGSSCLKSVECFDPHTNKWTPCAQMSKRRGGVGVTTWNGLLYAIGGHDAPTSNLTSRLSDCVERYDPKTDMWTAVASMSISRDAVGVCLLGDKLYAVGGYDGQTYLNIVEAYDPQTNEWTQVAPLCLGRAGACVVTVKI is encoded by the exons ATGATGGCACTAGTGAAGAGGAAAATGAATCTGATTCCAGCTCGAGCAG GGCATATATATGTACCAATGTGTGCAAGAGCCTGcaggaaatcagaagagggcatcaaatcacctggaactggtgtcacagacagttatgagctgccacatgggtgctgggaattgaacctgggtcttctgcaagagca gacTTCCAATAGCAGTCAGACACTGTCATCCTGCCATACTATGGAGCCATGTTCATCAGATGAATTCTTTCAAGCCCTTAACCATGCagagcaaacatttaaaaaaatggaaaactactTAAGACATAAGCAACTGTGCGATGTCATTTTAGTCGCTGGCGATCGTAGGATTCCAGCTCACAG ACTGGTGCTCTCCTCCGTCTCAGATTATTTCGCTGCTATGTTTACTAATGATGTCAGGGAGGCAAGgcaagaagaaataaagatggaAGGTGTAGAGCCGAATTCGTTGTGGTCCTTAATTCAGTACGCATACACAG GCCGGCTGGAACTAAAAGAAGATAACATCGAGTGCCTGCTGTCTACAGCATGCCTTCTCCAGCTTTCCCAGGTTGTGGAAGCATGTTGTAAATTTCTAATGAAACAGCTCCACCCATCCAATTGCCTTGGAATTCGTTCTTTTGCTGATGCCCAAGGCTGCACTGATTTGCATAAAGTGGCCCACAATTATACTATG GAACATTTCATGGAAGTGATCAGAAACCAGGAATTTGTTTTACTCCCAGCCAATGAAATTGCAAAGCTCTTGGCCAGTGACGACATGAACATTCCTAATGAGGAGACAATACTAAATGCCCTTCTTACTTGGGTCCGGCACGATTTGGAGCAGAGGCGGAAAGATCTCAGTAAACTTTTGGCTTATATTAGGCTACCTCTCCTTGCGCCACAG TTCCTGGCAGACTTGGAAAACAATGCACTTTTCCGGGATGACATAGAATGTCAGAAACTCATTATGGAAGCAATGAAGTATCATTTATTACCTGAGAGACGACCCATGTTACAGAGTCCTCGGACAAAACCTCGGAAGTCGACTGTTGGGACATTATTTGCAGTTGGAGGAATGGATTCAACAAAAG GAGCAACAAGCATTGAGAAGTATGATCTCCGCACAAATATGTGGACTCCTGTAGCAAACATGAATGGGAGGAGGCTGCAGTTTGGTGTTGCGGTGTTAGATGACAAACTGTACGTGGTTGGAGGGCGCGACGGACTGAAGACTTTGAACACTGTAGAATGCTACAACCCCAAAACTAAAACCTGGAGTGTGATGCCGCCTATGTCCACACATAGGCATGGTCTTG GTGTGGCTGTATTGGAAGGTCCCATGTATGCAGTAGGAGGGCATGATGGCTGGAGCTATCTGAATACAGTGGAGCGATGGGACCCTCAAGCTCGCCAGTGGAATTTTGTTGCCACTATGTCCACCCCCAGGAGCACAGTAGGTGTGGCAGTACTAAGTGGAAA ACTTTATGCAGTTGGTGGTCGCGATGGGAGTTCTTGTCTCAAGTCAGTAGAATGCTTTGATCCTCACACTAATAAATGGACACCGTGTGCCCAGATGTCAAAAAGGAGAGGTGGCGTAGGAGTGACAACATGGAACGGACTGCTGTATGCTATTGGAGGACACGATGCTCCCACATCCAACTTGACTTCCAGACTTTCAGACTGTGTGGAGAG ATATGATCCCAAAACAGACATGTGGACTGCAGTGGCATCCATGAGCATTAGCAGAGATGCAGTGGGGGTCTGTTTACTTGGTGACAAACTGTATGCTGTTGGGGGTTACGATGGACAGACCTACCTGAACATAGTGGAGGCTTATGACCCCCAAACAAATGAATGGACCCAG
- the LOC118237588 gene encoding kelch-like protein 5 isoform X5, protein MEPCSSDEFFQALNHAEQTFKKMENYLRHKQLCDVILVAGDRRIPAHRLVLSSVSDYFAAMFTNDVREARQEEIKMEGVEPNSLWSLIQYAYTGRLELKEDNIECLLSTACLLQLSQVVEACCKFLMKQLHPSNCLGIRSFADAQGCTDLHKVAHNYTMEHFMEVIRNQEFVLLPANEIAKLLASDDMNIPNEETILNALLTWVRHDLEQRRKDLSKLLAYIRLPLLAPQFLADLENNALFRDDIECQKLIMEAMKYHLLPERRPMLQSPRTKPRKSTVGTLFAVGGMDSTKGATSIEKYDLRTNMWTPVANMNGRRLQFGVAVLDDKLYVVGGRDGLKTLNTVECYNPKTKTWSVMPPMSTHRHGLGVAVLEGPMYAVGGHDGWSYLNTVERWDPQARQWNFVATMSTPRSTVGVAVLSGKLYAVGGRDGSSCLKSVECFDPHTNKWTPCAQMSKRRGGVGVTTWNGLLYAIGGHDAPTSNLTSRLSDCVERYDPKTDMWTAVASMSISRDAVGVCLLGDKLYAVGGYDGQTYLNIVEAYDPQTNEWTQVAPLCLGRAGACVVTVKI, encoded by the exons ATGGAGCCATGTTCATCAGATGAATTCTTTCAAGCCCTTAACCATGCagagcaaacatttaaaaaaatggaaaactactTAAGACATAAGCAACTGTGCGATGTCATTTTAGTCGCTGGCGATCGTAGGATTCCAGCTCACAG ACTGGTGCTCTCCTCCGTCTCAGATTATTTCGCTGCTATGTTTACTAATGATGTCAGGGAGGCAAGgcaagaagaaataaagatggaAGGTGTAGAGCCGAATTCGTTGTGGTCCTTAATTCAGTACGCATACACAG GCCGGCTGGAACTAAAAGAAGATAACATCGAGTGCCTGCTGTCTACAGCATGCCTTCTCCAGCTTTCCCAGGTTGTGGAAGCATGTTGTAAATTTCTAATGAAACAGCTCCACCCATCCAATTGCCTTGGAATTCGTTCTTTTGCTGATGCCCAAGGCTGCACTGATTTGCATAAAGTGGCCCACAATTATACTATG GAACATTTCATGGAAGTGATCAGAAACCAGGAATTTGTTTTACTCCCAGCCAATGAAATTGCAAAGCTCTTGGCCAGTGACGACATGAACATTCCTAATGAGGAGACAATACTAAATGCCCTTCTTACTTGGGTCCGGCACGATTTGGAGCAGAGGCGGAAAGATCTCAGTAAACTTTTGGCTTATATTAGGCTACCTCTCCTTGCGCCACAG TTCCTGGCAGACTTGGAAAACAATGCACTTTTCCGGGATGACATAGAATGTCAGAAACTCATTATGGAAGCAATGAAGTATCATTTATTACCTGAGAGACGACCCATGTTACAGAGTCCTCGGACAAAACCTCGGAAGTCGACTGTTGGGACATTATTTGCAGTTGGAGGAATGGATTCAACAAAAG GAGCAACAAGCATTGAGAAGTATGATCTCCGCACAAATATGTGGACTCCTGTAGCAAACATGAATGGGAGGAGGCTGCAGTTTGGTGTTGCGGTGTTAGATGACAAACTGTACGTGGTTGGAGGGCGCGACGGACTGAAGACTTTGAACACTGTAGAATGCTACAACCCCAAAACTAAAACCTGGAGTGTGATGCCGCCTATGTCCACACATAGGCATGGTCTTG GTGTGGCTGTATTGGAAGGTCCCATGTATGCAGTAGGAGGGCATGATGGCTGGAGCTATCTGAATACAGTGGAGCGATGGGACCCTCAAGCTCGCCAGTGGAATTTTGTTGCCACTATGTCCACCCCCAGGAGCACAGTAGGTGTGGCAGTACTAAGTGGAAA ACTTTATGCAGTTGGTGGTCGCGATGGGAGTTCTTGTCTCAAGTCAGTAGAATGCTTTGATCCTCACACTAATAAATGGACACCGTGTGCCCAGATGTCAAAAAGGAGAGGTGGCGTAGGAGTGACAACATGGAACGGACTGCTGTATGCTATTGGAGGACACGATGCTCCCACATCCAACTTGACTTCCAGACTTTCAGACTGTGTGGAGAG ATATGATCCCAAAACAGACATGTGGACTGCAGTGGCATCCATGAGCATTAGCAGAGATGCAGTGGGGGTCTGTTTACTTGGTGACAAACTGTATGCTGTTGGGGGTTACGATGGACAGACCTACCTGAACATAGTGGAGGCTTATGACCCCCAAACAAATGAATGGACCCAG